The proteins below come from a single Pleuronectes platessa chromosome 3, fPlePla1.1, whole genome shotgun sequence genomic window:
- the LOC128437004 gene encoding ecto-ADP-ribosyltransferase 4: MARKMLISVPLCLLLCWMLLVGSKTIRNVASRDAIQSIPLNLAEDSVDDMYLGCNARMAQIVNKKYFKKENNGTFADVWKKANKCAIDKFRNKDKKDEALTKNHTRAICAYTANVLEFYQTFNAAVRTSRKQYGTTFPFHFLHFWLTSAVQILGKNTDCKTTYRRTKRVFSGKVGQIIRFGSFSSSSAVPDQKIFGNKTCFEIKTCLGACLKNYSTLPDEEEVLIPPYERFKIIMKIKKNIPGNLRDCENVYILESAGVLSNLNCKDAIKTRWSRVSII; this comes from the exons ATGGCGAGAAAAATGCTTATTTCTGTTCCACTGTGTTTGCTCCTTTGCTGGATGCTTCTTGTTGGCTCCAAGACG ATCAGAAACGTCGCTTCACGAGATGCCATCCAGTCCATCCCATTGAACTTGGCTGAAGATTCAGTTGATGACATGTACTTGGGCTGCAACGCGAGGATGGCACAAATCGTCAACAAAAAGTACTTCAAAAAAGAGAACAatgggacatttgctgatgtctgGAAAAAGGCTAATAAATGTGCAATTGACAAATTtcgaaataaagataaaaaagatgaagctttgACCAAGAATCACACACGAGCAATCTGTGCTTATACAGCTAACGTTCTTGAGTTCTATCAGACCTTCAACGCTGCAGTCCGAACAAGCAGAAAACAATATGGCACCACCTTTCCATTCCACTTCTTACATTTCTGGCTGACATCTGCCGTACAGATTCTCGGTAAGAATACAGACTGTAAGACCACTTACCGCAGAACAAAGAGGGTTTTCAGTGGTAAAGTCGGCCAGATAATTCGCTTTGGCTctttcagctcctcctctgccGTGCCAGACCAGAAAATCTTTGGTAACAAGACTTGCTTTGAAATCAAGACCTGTTTGGGGGCTTGCTTGAAGAACTATTCAACATTGCCTGATGAGGAAGAAGTGCTTATCCCCCCTTATGAGCGCTTTAAAATCATCATGAAAATTAAGAAGAACATTCCAGGAAATCTGCGCGACTGTGAGAATGTGTATATTCTAGAGAGTGCAGGAGTTCTCAGCAATCTGAACTGCAAAGATGCAATAAAGACCAGGTGGAGCAGAGTGAGCATAATTTAG